A stretch of Mycobacterium sp. ITM-2016-00316 DNA encodes these proteins:
- a CDS encoding VWA domain-containing protein: MTLRRSGLVVAAVLLLIAMFRPTLGDGEPSVTRIAGEREPNVFLIVDRSAEMSAHMALARADVNAVIDRYPDARFSLITFDARPSLDWPLSADSWSLRPIIAAADPYPRGVDVMTNAGAASTVLRYQLIGALQQFPKAENLVFYFGAGATDSTVPQREFQIPENAVDGGAVFGYRPDGAPVLQAVADQLGVDRLEREQIRSVAEVIPEVADVEPTPENDSASSGFELYWALAGIAALLILSELYHALRHLRRTRLDRIAVGR; encoded by the coding sequence ATGACGCTCCGCAGATCCGGTTTGGTCGTGGCCGCCGTGCTGCTGCTCATCGCGATGTTCCGTCCCACTCTCGGCGACGGGGAACCATCGGTGACCAGAATCGCCGGCGAGCGGGAGCCCAATGTTTTCCTGATCGTGGACCGCTCTGCCGAAATGTCCGCTCACATGGCGTTGGCGCGCGCCGATGTCAATGCCGTGATCGACCGGTATCCCGACGCCCGGTTCTCGTTGATCACCTTCGATGCGCGTCCATCGCTGGACTGGCCGCTGTCGGCCGACTCGTGGAGCCTGCGTCCGATCATCGCGGCGGCCGACCCTTACCCGCGAGGCGTCGATGTCATGACCAACGCCGGCGCGGCGAGCACCGTGTTGCGATATCAGCTGATCGGCGCGCTGCAACAGTTCCCGAAGGCTGAGAACCTGGTCTTCTACTTCGGTGCCGGGGCGACGGATTCGACGGTGCCACAACGGGAGTTCCAGATCCCGGAGAACGCGGTCGACGGCGGGGCGGTCTTCGGATACCGCCCGGACGGTGCCCCGGTCCTGCAGGCCGTCGCGGATCAACTCGGTGTGGACCGCCTGGAGCGCGAGCAGATCCGGTCGGTGGCCGAGGTGATTCCCGAGGTCGCGGACGTCGAACCGACACCGGAGAATGACTCGGCCTCATCGGGATTCGAGCTGTACTGGGCGCTGGCCGGCATCGCCGCGCTGTTGATCCTTTCCGAGCTCTACCACGCGTTGCGGCACCTGCGCCGCACCCGCCTCGACCGGATAGCGGTGGGACGATGA
- a CDS encoding Rho termination factor, protein MPNSSIKNEKMYEDLREEGASKEKAARISNAAAARGKSAVGRKGGESGSYEDWNVSDLKKRAKELGMTGYSNLTKDKLVNKLRNH, encoded by the coding sequence ATGCCGAATTCGTCGATCAAGAACGAAAAGATGTACGAGGACCTGCGTGAGGAGGGCGCCTCAAAGGAGAAGGCGGCACGTATCTCCAACGCAGCCGCGGCACGCGGCAAGTCCGCGGTGGGTCGCAAGGGCGGCGAGTCGGGGTCCTACGAGGATTGGAACGTCTCGGACCTCAAGAAACGCGCCAAGGAACTCGGGATGACGGGCTACTCCAACCTGACCAAGGACAAGCTGGTCAACAAGTTGCGCAATCACTGA
- a CDS encoding pyrimidine reductase family protein, giving the protein MTATVAEVGGVADLARFYADPPLGVRANMTFSADGAAAFAGRAGPPSNPVDQELLQVLRGFADVVLIGAGTARAENYGPVRLSQTQQAERDAEGRPDPPPVAVVSRSGKLPPTLSSDPYQPPILVTTERAAPPRHGPADRLSRVFAAGADTVDLVRVVAMLGEAGMPRILCEGGPTLLDELVEAGAVDEICVTLAPKLVAGQQIRADMPPSQSTVPVGMQLDHALMHQDYVFLKYRR; this is encoded by the coding sequence ATGACCGCCACGGTGGCCGAGGTGGGTGGTGTCGCCGACCTCGCACGGTTCTACGCCGATCCGCCCCTCGGCGTGCGCGCCAACATGACCTTCAGCGCCGACGGTGCCGCCGCATTCGCGGGCCGCGCCGGGCCGCCGTCGAATCCCGTCGACCAGGAACTACTGCAGGTGCTGCGGGGCTTCGCCGATGTGGTGCTGATCGGCGCGGGCACCGCGCGTGCCGAGAACTACGGACCGGTCCGCCTCTCCCAGACACAGCAGGCCGAACGCGACGCAGAGGGCAGGCCCGACCCGCCGCCGGTGGCGGTCGTCAGCCGCTCCGGCAAGCTACCGCCCACGCTGTCGAGTGACCCGTACCAACCGCCGATCCTGGTGACCACCGAGCGGGCCGCCCCGCCCCGCCACGGACCCGCCGACCGGCTGTCCCGGGTATTCGCCGCCGGCGCCGACACGGTGGATCTGGTGCGCGTGGTCGCCATGCTGGGCGAGGCCGGGATGCCTCGCATCCTGTGTGAAGGTGGACCGACGCTGCTCGACGAGTTGGTCGAAGCCGGTGCCGTCGACGAGATCTGCGTGACGCTGGCGCCGAAACTCGTTGCGGGTCAACAGATTCGTGCCGACATGCCGCCTTCCCAGTCGACGGTCCCGGTCGGCATGCAACTGGACCACGCGCTTATGCACCAGGACTACGTGTTCTTGAAGTACCGGCGGTGA
- a CDS encoding MarR family winged helix-turn-helix transcriptional regulator, with amino-acid sequence MSDPPPFSPTIGLLTVSRIWDAALADALKPLGLTTRKYGLLGHIRGMPGISFSELARRSRITVQSAHAAVSAFAEAGLVDDGTAHAGSASSLRVTEKGESLLAQAADEVTRLDAAFSAQHPGLTTALRALMMDRLP; translated from the coding sequence ATGTCCGACCCGCCGCCGTTCAGCCCGACGATCGGGCTGCTGACGGTGAGCCGGATATGGGACGCCGCACTCGCCGACGCGCTGAAGCCGCTCGGCCTGACGACACGGAAGTACGGACTGCTCGGCCACATCCGCGGTATGCCGGGAATCTCCTTCAGTGAACTGGCCCGACGCTCGCGGATCACGGTGCAGAGTGCGCATGCCGCGGTGTCGGCGTTCGCCGAGGCCGGCCTGGTCGACGACGGAACCGCGCACGCCGGCTCGGCGTCCAGTCTGCGGGTCACCGAGAAGGGTGAGTCCCTGTTGGCGCAGGCGGCCGACGAGGTGACGCGCCTTGATGCCGCCTTTTCCGCGCAGCACCCCGGGCTGACCACGGCACTTCGCGCACTGATGATGGACCGGCTTCCATAA
- a CDS encoding MarR family winged helix-turn-helix transcriptional regulator, with protein MPTTPFDHLDDLLTRIHVARQRPSWRRRLLDGADPVTNVSTLRTLRAVEHHQRHGGGASIGDVAEYLAVEHSTASRTVSAVVAAGLLTKSPADDDQRRSVLVLTDIGVKALATVTDRRRDLVAETVADWDTADIDRLLTLLERLTERIEAAASR; from the coding sequence ATGCCCACGACGCCCTTCGACCACCTGGATGACCTGCTCACCCGCATCCATGTGGCACGGCAGCGGCCCTCGTGGCGGCGGCGCCTGCTCGACGGCGCGGATCCGGTGACCAACGTCTCGACACTGCGGACGCTGCGCGCGGTCGAGCACCACCAGCGCCATGGCGGCGGCGCGTCGATCGGCGATGTCGCCGAGTACCTGGCCGTCGAGCACTCGACTGCCAGCAGGACCGTGTCGGCGGTGGTCGCGGCCGGGTTGCTCACCAAATCTCCGGCCGACGACGACCAGCGTCGTAGCGTCCTGGTACTCACCGACATCGGGGTGAAGGCGCTGGCCACCGTGACGGACCGGCGGCGCGATCTGGTCGCCGAGACCGTCGCCGACTGGGACACCGCGGATATCGACCGGCTCCTCACCCTGCTTGAGCGCCTGACCGAGCGGATCGAAGCGGCGGCCAGCCGGTGA
- a CDS encoding DUF58 domain-containing protein, with protein sequence MGKHLDAAKAHVSRDAARLLAGGRYALVHTRSLEFDELRPYVPGDDVRDIDWKASARSGHTLIKQFVSEKHHKILIVADTGRNTAALTPTGQPKSEVAAHIIGAVGLITLPRSDEIGMVAGDRRGSIDIRLRRGETHIERILHRFLQQTDANPDRSDIVTQLEWVARHYRHPMLIVVVSDEPELDQRLREVLLPLTGRHDVLWAMVTDMPAIGTEDSGLGYDVADGRTLLGADILGERVIMAYRQAEEQRRRELSEFLTARRIPHARIASSSGIMPALVAMTGVYARAG encoded by the coding sequence ATGGGCAAACACCTCGACGCCGCGAAGGCGCACGTTTCCCGCGATGCCGCGCGACTTCTGGCCGGCGGGCGCTATGCGCTCGTGCACACCCGCAGCCTGGAATTCGACGAACTGCGCCCCTACGTTCCCGGCGATGACGTGCGCGATATCGACTGGAAAGCCTCCGCCCGCTCCGGGCACACGCTGATCAAGCAGTTCGTCTCCGAGAAGCACCACAAGATCCTGATCGTGGCCGATACCGGCCGCAACACGGCCGCCCTCACGCCCACCGGTCAGCCGAAAAGTGAAGTCGCGGCGCACATCATCGGCGCGGTCGGGCTCATCACCCTGCCACGCTCCGACGAGATCGGCATGGTCGCCGGTGACCGCCGGGGCAGCATCGACATCCGGCTGCGCCGGGGCGAAACCCATATCGAGCGCATCCTGCACCGCTTTCTCCAGCAGACGGACGCGAACCCTGACCGCAGCGATATCGTCACCCAGCTCGAATGGGTCGCCCGCCACTACCGGCACCCGATGCTCATCGTGGTCGTCTCGGACGAACCCGAGCTCGACCAACGTCTGCGGGAAGTGTTGCTGCCGTTGACCGGCCGCCACGACGTGCTCTGGGCCATGGTGACCGACATGCCCGCGATCGGCACCGAGGACTCGGGGCTGGGGTACGACGTCGCCGACGGGCGGACGCTGCTGGGCGCGGACATCCTGGGGGAACGGGTCATCATGGCCTACCGGCAGGCCGAAGAGCAGCGCCGCCGGGAGCTGTCGGAGTTCCTGACCGCACGGCGTATTCCGCACGCGCGCATCGCCTCCAGTAGCGGCATCATGCCCGCGCTGGTGGCAATGACGGGGGTGTACGCGCGTGCCGGATGA
- a CDS encoding alpha/beta fold hydrolase — MAALAINGGDVVYEILGASGDLIVLTPGGRFGKDIPGLRPLAEALVDGGYRVLLWDRPNCGHSDVQFYGQSESHMRAETLHRLLTALGTGPCIIAGGSGGARDSMLAAMLYPEQFTKLVVWNIVGGVYGGFVLGHYYVVPSILAVRGLGIDGLLTVPEWRDRIDANPANRRRLTELDAGDFLRVMRCWLNAFVPKPGQTIPGVDDEMFDAITIPTLIIRGGENDWDHPKRTSLEIHCLIKGSQLIDPPWPEDAWERASELRASGKVARYNGFDTWVLAAPAILEFLGR; from the coding sequence GTGGCTGCACTGGCGATCAACGGCGGTGACGTCGTCTACGAGATCCTCGGTGCGAGCGGAGATCTCATCGTTCTGACACCGGGCGGCCGGTTCGGCAAAGACATCCCAGGCCTGCGGCCGCTAGCCGAAGCACTGGTCGACGGCGGGTACCGAGTGCTGCTCTGGGATCGGCCGAACTGCGGGCACTCCGATGTTCAGTTCTACGGCCAGAGCGAATCGCACATGCGTGCCGAGACACTGCACCGCCTGTTGACCGCGTTGGGCACCGGTCCGTGCATTATCGCCGGCGGCTCCGGAGGTGCCCGCGATTCGATGCTGGCGGCGATGCTCTACCCGGAGCAGTTCACCAAACTGGTGGTGTGGAACATCGTCGGTGGCGTGTACGGCGGGTTCGTTCTCGGGCATTACTACGTGGTGCCGAGCATTCTCGCGGTCAGGGGCCTGGGAATCGACGGACTGCTGACGGTTCCCGAATGGCGGGACCGCATCGACGCCAACCCGGCGAACCGGCGGCGCCTGACCGAACTCGATGCAGGAGACTTCCTGCGGGTCATGCGCTGCTGGCTCAACGCATTCGTGCCGAAGCCTGGGCAGACCATTCCCGGCGTCGACGACGAGATGTTCGACGCCATCACCATTCCCACCCTGATCATTCGTGGCGGCGAGAACGACTGGGACCATCCCAAGCGGACGTCACTGGAGATTCACTGCCTCATCAAGGGATCTCAACTCATCGACCCGCCGTGGCCCGAGGATGCCTGGGAGCGTGCCAGCGAGCTGCGCGCATCGGGAAAGGTCGCGCGGTACAACGGTTTCGATACGTGGGTGCTGGCCGCTCCGGCGATTCTTGAGTTCCTGGGGCGCTGA
- a CDS encoding SDR family oxidoreductase yields the protein MSPVTVITGGAGGMGVETAKIVGRDHAVVLCDVRQDRLDRAVATLSELGIAATPVHCDVTERAAVSALFDTAAGLGAVRAVVHTAGVSPAMGDAEYVIRTNALGTVNVNEAFCDTVGEGGAIVNVASMAAHILPEELIPVAAFPLALTDEAAFLAATLAGCDIAGEQQRSGIAYAISKNFVKWYSSAQAERFNGRGLRIVSVSPGSVDTEMGRLEEAGGAGALVADAAVPRWGRPEEMAELFAFCVSDKAGYLTGTDILNDGGVVASIRERARSGSKP from the coding sequence ATGAGTCCAGTGACGGTAATCACAGGCGGTGCCGGCGGAATGGGCGTGGAAACGGCCAAGATCGTCGGCCGGGACCACGCGGTGGTGTTATGCGACGTCCGGCAGGACCGTCTGGACCGGGCGGTCGCGACGCTGAGCGAGCTCGGAATCGCCGCGACGCCGGTGCACTGCGATGTCACCGAACGCGCCGCCGTCAGCGCATTGTTCGACACCGCAGCCGGTCTCGGCGCCGTCCGAGCGGTCGTGCACACCGCGGGGGTGAGCCCTGCCATGGGGGACGCCGAATACGTGATCCGGACGAACGCGCTCGGCACGGTCAACGTCAACGAGGCCTTCTGCGACACGGTCGGCGAGGGCGGCGCCATTGTCAACGTGGCGTCGATGGCCGCCCACATCCTGCCCGAGGAACTGATCCCGGTGGCGGCGTTCCCGCTGGCCCTCACCGACGAAGCGGCCTTTTTGGCGGCCACCTTGGCCGGCTGCGATATCGCCGGTGAGCAGCAGCGCTCGGGTATCGCGTATGCGATCAGCAAGAACTTCGTCAAGTGGTACAGCAGCGCACAGGCCGAGCGTTTCAATGGCCGCGGACTGCGGATCGTTTCGGTGTCGCCGGGCTCGGTGGACACCGAGATGGGCCGACTGGAGGAGGCCGGCGGCGCCGGCGCACTGGTCGCCGATGCCGCGGTACCGCGCTGGGGCAGGCCCGAGGAGATGGCCGAACTGTTTGCCTTCTGCGTCAGCGACAAGGCGGGCTACCTCACCGGGACCGACATCCTCAACGATGGCGGCGTGGTCGCCTCCATCCGAGAACGGGCCAGGTCGGGTTCGAAACCCTAG
- a CDS encoding endonuclease/exonuclease/phosphatase family protein, producing the protein MRIATFNILHGRTVGDGVHPERLADCVRELDPDVLALQEVDLEQQRSGRADLTAVAAEAMGAVSHRFVAAISGTPGATWMAATGEEQPGTAAYGIALLSRYPAVSWQVVRLPRIPTRFPMYLPGPKRLMIVDEEPRAAIIAQLDTPLGEISVANTHLSFVPGWNRRQLRRLMKDLDGLPGPHILAGDLNLTPSAAARWSKMRALASGPTFPATEPTRQLDHILTDDPGLRARHWAVPVAGLSDHRPLVVDIERD; encoded by the coding sequence ATGCGTATTGCGACGTTCAACATTCTGCACGGCCGCACCGTGGGTGACGGTGTGCATCCTGAGCGCTTGGCGGACTGCGTGCGCGAACTCGATCCCGACGTGCTCGCGCTGCAGGAGGTCGATCTCGAACAGCAGCGATCGGGACGGGCGGACCTGACCGCCGTCGCCGCCGAGGCGATGGGTGCGGTGTCGCACCGGTTCGTCGCGGCGATCTCCGGAACTCCCGGGGCGACGTGGATGGCCGCCACCGGTGAGGAACAGCCCGGCACCGCCGCCTACGGGATCGCATTGCTGTCGCGTTATCCGGCCGTCAGCTGGCAGGTCGTGCGGCTGCCCCGGATACCGACGCGCTTCCCCATGTACCTGCCCGGACCGAAGCGGCTGATGATCGTCGATGAGGAGCCGAGGGCCGCCATCATCGCTCAGCTGGACACACCACTGGGCGAGATCTCCGTCGCGAATACCCATCTGTCCTTCGTCCCCGGCTGGAATCGACGCCAGCTGCGCCGGTTGATGAAAGACCTCGACGGACTGCCCGGGCCACACATCCTGGCCGGTGACCTCAACCTGACGCCGTCCGCGGCGGCCCGATGGTCGAAGATGCGGGCGCTGGCCAGCGGCCCGACTTTTCCCGCTACGGAGCCGACGCGGCAGCTCGACCACATCCTCACCGACGATCCGGGCTTGCGGGCCCGGCACTGGGCGGTGCCTGTCGCGGGATTGTCGGATCATCGGCCACTCGTCGTCGATATCGAGCGCGACTAA
- a CDS encoding rhodanese-like domain-containing protein: MKIRHYLHRPPAVTAAEAVRLVSEGALVVDVRRGFEWNRVHIPGAVHIPLEQLPERCLELPENRLLIAFCTGGLRSAGAANLLVENGFEAVNMSGGLIHWRGAGGALTE, from the coding sequence GTGAAAATCCGCCACTACCTGCATCGGCCGCCCGCCGTCACCGCGGCCGAGGCAGTGCGCCTCGTCTCCGAGGGCGCGCTCGTCGTCGATGTCCGCCGCGGATTCGAGTGGAATCGGGTCCACATCCCCGGCGCCGTCCACATCCCACTCGAACAGTTGCCCGAACGCTGTCTGGAGCTTCCCGAGAATCGGCTGCTCATCGCCTTCTGTACCGGCGGTCTGCGCTCGGCTGGTGCTGCAAATCTATTGGTGGAGAACGGATTCGAGGCAGTCAACATGTCCGGCGGGCTCATCCACTGGCGCGGAGCGGGCGGCGCACTCACCGAGTAA
- a CDS encoding AAA family ATPase: protein MTAPRLHADQATGADIRDVVGAVATAFSAKVVGQTPLRESMLLVLLSGGHLLIESVPGLAKTTAARVVAEAIDGSFRRIQCTPDLLPSDIIGTQIYEAASNTFATQLGPVHANIVLLDEINRSSAKTQSAMLEAMEERQTTIAGVEYPIPEPFLVIATQNPVDQEGTYPLSEAQTDRFMLKDLVQYPSVEEEVEIIDRMDAGLYDRDHRSAPVVTLADVRRARAAVGSVHMDRALVEYASRLVGVTRDPERHLPANLARLIEYGASPRATIALCRTARALAVLRGRNHVLPDDIARLAHRVLRHRLVLGFEAASARITPDAVIDAVLHTVPVP from the coding sequence ATGACCGCACCTCGCCTGCACGCCGATCAGGCCACCGGAGCCGACATCAGAGATGTCGTCGGCGCGGTGGCCACCGCGTTCTCCGCCAAGGTGGTCGGTCAGACGCCCCTGCGCGAGTCCATGCTGCTCGTTCTGCTCTCGGGCGGTCACCTGCTCATCGAGAGTGTCCCCGGCCTGGCCAAGACCACGGCGGCGCGCGTCGTCGCCGAGGCCATCGACGGCAGCTTCCGCCGCATCCAGTGCACACCGGATCTGCTGCCCAGTGACATCATCGGCACGCAGATCTACGAGGCGGCCAGCAACACCTTCGCCACTCAGCTCGGGCCGGTGCACGCCAATATCGTGCTCCTCGACGAGATCAACCGCTCGAGCGCCAAAACCCAGAGCGCGATGCTGGAGGCGATGGAGGAACGCCAGACCACCATCGCCGGCGTCGAATACCCGATCCCCGAACCGTTCCTGGTCATCGCCACCCAAAACCCCGTGGACCAGGAGGGCACCTACCCGCTGTCGGAAGCGCAGACCGACCGCTTCATGCTCAAGGACCTCGTGCAATACCCCTCCGTCGAGGAGGAGGTCGAGATCATCGACCGGATGGACGCCGGCCTGTACGACCGTGACCACCGCTCCGCCCCCGTCGTCACGCTTGCCGACGTGCGCCGGGCACGGGCCGCCGTCGGGTCCGTGCACATGGATCGGGCGCTGGTCGAGTACGCCAGCCGACTGGTCGGGGTGACACGCGACCCCGAACGCCACCTGCCCGCCAATCTCGCCCGCCTCATCGAGTACGGGGCGAGCCCGCGCGCGACCATCGCCCTGTGCCGCACCGCACGGGCTTTGGCGGTGCTGCGGGGACGCAACCACGTGCTGCCCGACGACATCGCGCGACTCGCACACCGCGTATTGCGTCACCGACTGGTCCTCGGTTTCGAGGCCGCCAGCGCACGGATCACACCCGACGCCGTGATCGACGCTGTGCTGCACACAGTTCCGGTGCCGTGA
- a CDS encoding SDR family oxidoreductase produces the protein MTNTETKLALITGASKGIGLELARLFAEDGYDLVVAADGDGIHWVPEQLAEYGVQVQPVQVDLRIPAEVEHLYNTTIDGGRTISAAALNAGIGTGDMFLKTDLDDDMSVIDLNVRSTVHLAKLVLRDMANQDAGKLLFTSSVASMMPGSYQSVYNASKSFIQSFSEAVRDELRDTPITVTALMPGPTDTNFFRRAGLADTPVGRMPKDDPAEVARQGFQAMMQGDQKVVGGSVLSKVLGTVNRVLPDTVKAAGSRLLSKNRESTASCLGTPPG, from the coding sequence ATGACAAACACAGAGACAAAACTGGCATTGATCACCGGTGCCTCGAAGGGAATCGGCCTCGAGTTGGCCAGACTGTTCGCCGAAGATGGCTATGACCTCGTGGTGGCTGCCGATGGCGACGGAATACACTGGGTGCCAGAGCAATTGGCCGAATACGGTGTCCAGGTTCAGCCAGTGCAGGTGGACTTGCGCATACCCGCCGAGGTCGAACACCTCTACAACACAACGATCGACGGCGGACGGACGATCTCGGCCGCCGCCCTCAACGCCGGCATCGGAACCGGCGACATGTTCCTCAAGACCGATCTCGACGATGACATGTCGGTGATCGACCTCAATGTCCGTTCGACGGTGCATCTGGCCAAGCTCGTGTTGCGCGACATGGCCAACCAGGATGCGGGCAAGTTGCTGTTCACCTCGTCGGTGGCGTCGATGATGCCAGGGTCATATCAGAGCGTGTACAACGCCTCGAAATCGTTCATCCAATCGTTCAGCGAGGCGGTGCGCGACGAACTTCGTGACACGCCGATCACCGTGACCGCGCTGATGCCCGGTCCGACCGATACGAACTTCTTCCGCCGCGCCGGACTGGCCGACACACCGGTAGGCCGGATGCCCAAGGACGACCCCGCCGAGGTCGCACGCCAGGGTTTCCAGGCAATGATGCAGGGAGACCAGAAGGTCGTCGGTGGATCCGTCTTGTCGAAGGTGTTGGGCACCGTGAACAGAGTGCTGCCGGACACGGTCAAGGCCGCCGGGAGCCGGCTGCTGTCGAAGAATCGGGAGTCGACAGCGTCATGCCTGGGTACCCCACCCGGATGA
- a CDS encoding MFS transporter has translation MFDPVFGALFWGKMFSVVAVWTHSIIAAVVMYDATGSALMVGLVGVVQFGPQLILSPISGKWADSGDPGRQILLGRVLCMAGSGLVAVWMFIEPGLQGSSAAVPVLLGSTLVGFGFVVGGPAMQSIVPDIIREGELSTAMALNSIPMTIGRILGPAAGAYLAAHFGAATGFAVSAGLHLVFALFLVVIRLPAASEKVSGTDYRVRTALKYVWRDRPLLLALVAVTTVGVAADPSITLAPSLADALGGDTRMVGTLSAVFGLGAALGMIVLALMRGRMASAQVSSVGLAGLGLGCALLAASVVPWIALAGFALAGLGFGWALTGLSTVVQERAPQELRGRIMALWLVGFLGSRPIAAALLGGTADLTNVQVAFAVAAVLTLSVALLCRPSRLSGDLPRR, from the coding sequence ATGTTCGACCCCGTTTTCGGGGCCCTGTTCTGGGGCAAGATGTTCTCCGTCGTCGCGGTATGGACGCACAGCATCATCGCGGCGGTCGTGATGTACGACGCGACCGGTTCGGCTCTGATGGTCGGCCTGGTGGGCGTCGTGCAGTTCGGACCCCAACTCATCCTCAGCCCGATCAGCGGCAAGTGGGCCGACAGCGGCGATCCGGGCCGGCAGATCCTGCTCGGCCGCGTGCTGTGCATGGCCGGGTCAGGCTTGGTCGCGGTATGGATGTTCATCGAACCCGGGCTGCAGGGCAGCTCAGCCGCCGTCCCGGTGCTGCTCGGTTCCACACTGGTCGGATTCGGCTTCGTCGTCGGCGGACCGGCCATGCAGTCGATCGTGCCGGACATCATTCGCGAGGGTGAACTCTCGACGGCGATGGCGCTCAACAGCATTCCGATGACGATCGGCCGAATCCTGGGCCCCGCCGCCGGCGCCTATCTGGCCGCGCACTTCGGCGCCGCCACCGGATTCGCCGTCAGCGCCGGCCTGCATCTGGTGTTCGCCTTGTTCCTGGTCGTGATCCGTCTGCCCGCCGCGTCAGAGAAGGTGTCCGGCACCGACTATCGCGTGCGCACCGCACTCAAGTACGTGTGGCGGGACCGGCCCTTGCTGTTGGCTCTGGTTGCGGTGACGACGGTCGGCGTCGCGGCGGACCCGTCGATCACGCTGGCGCCCTCGCTGGCCGATGCGCTCGGCGGGGACACCCGCATGGTCGGCACGCTCTCGGCGGTGTTCGGCCTCGGTGCGGCGCTGGGCATGATCGTGCTCGCACTGATGCGCGGCCGGATGGCCTCGGCGCAGGTCTCCTCCGTCGGTCTGGCCGGGCTCGGTTTGGGATGTGCGCTGCTGGCGGCGAGTGTGGTGCCCTGGATCGCGCTGGCCGGTTTCGCCCTGGCCGGTCTGGGATTCGGCTGGGCACTCACCGGCCTGAGCACGGTGGTCCAGGAACGCGCACCCCAGGAGTTGCGGGGCCGGATCATGGCCCTGTGGCTGGTCGGCTTCCTGGGGTCGCGACCCATCGCCGCGGCACTGCTCGGTGGGACAGCTGATCTCACAAATGTCCAGGTGGCGTTCGCGGTGGCCGCGGTGCTCACGCTCTCGGTGGCGCTCTTGTGCCGCCCGTCGCGGTTGTCCGGCGATCTTCCTCGACGCTGA
- a CDS encoding DNA topoisomerase IB produces MRLRRSDLHGPGITRRRNGKGFSYRAVDGTRLDDADALARIKDLVIPPAWRKVWISPHANAHIQAVGTDVAGRRQYIYHQAWQDDRAEEKFDRVLELSTRLPAWRERIAEDLEGRGLTRDRVLALALHLLDLGYFRAGGEQYADEHESYGLATLQCEHVTLRDGVAAFDYPAKSGVRRTIEIENPEVVRAVRALLRRDGRTDRLLVCRNGSDWADIHASDLNARFKELVGAEFSVKDLRTWHGTVLAAAAFAEADPPETEGKSARAVSDVMKRVSGELGNTPAVARNSYVDPRVVAGYQQGITIAAAVKRAAKQKDPSTAVGTLEKATRSLVRRIAKG; encoded by the coding sequence GTGCGGTTGCGGCGCAGTGATCTTCACGGTCCCGGCATCACCCGGCGGCGGAACGGAAAGGGGTTCTCCTACCGGGCCGTCGACGGCACCCGCCTCGATGATGCGGATGCCCTGGCACGCATCAAGGATCTGGTCATCCCGCCGGCGTGGCGCAAGGTATGGATCAGCCCGCACGCGAACGCGCACATCCAGGCCGTGGGCACGGATGTCGCAGGGCGCCGCCAGTACATCTATCACCAGGCCTGGCAGGACGACCGCGCAGAAGAGAAGTTCGACCGGGTGCTCGAACTGTCGACAAGGCTGCCCGCTTGGCGGGAGCGTATCGCCGAGGATCTGGAGGGACGCGGACTCACCCGGGACCGGGTCCTGGCGCTGGCCCTGCACCTACTGGACCTCGGGTACTTCCGCGCGGGAGGCGAGCAGTACGCCGACGAACACGAGTCCTACGGGCTGGCCACCCTGCAGTGCGAGCATGTGACGCTGCGCGACGGTGTGGCGGCCTTCGATTACCCCGCGAAGAGCGGTGTCCGTCGAACGATCGAGATCGAGAACCCCGAAGTGGTGCGCGCGGTTCGGGCGCTGCTCCGACGCGATGGCCGAACAGATCGCCTATTGGTGTGCCGCAACGGTTCCGACTGGGCCGACATTCATGCCTCGGATCTGAATGCGCGGTTCAAGGAACTGGTCGGCGCGGAATTCAGCGTCAAGGATCTGCGGACCTGGCATGGCACCGTGCTGGCGGCTGCCGCGTTCGCCGAGGCCGATCCGCCTGAGACAGAGGGCAAGTCCGCACGCGCCGTGTCGGACGTGATGAAACGGGTGTCGGGGGAATTGGGCAACACACCGGCCGTGGCGCGGAACTCATATGTGGACCCTCGGGTTGTCGCCGGTTACCAGCAAGGAATCACCATCGCCGCGGCGGTCAAGCGGGCCGCCAAACAGAAGGACCCTTCGACCGCCGTCGGCACCCTGGAAAAGGCCACGCGGTCGCTGGTCCGCAGGATCGCCAAGGGCTGA